One Theropithecus gelada isolate Dixy chromosome 3, Tgel_1.0, whole genome shotgun sequence genomic window carries:
- the LOC112621718 gene encoding uncharacterized protein LOC112621718: MAEGILFCRKDNELTSLCPMLGAVLVHPTGHAQQTEERLWDEKMKSEMQCEASGGSDVTVGTALWGQGHPSSSAPAHSDTDLVTPPSWPDPAMGTRLLCWVVLGFLGTDHTGAGVSQSPRYKVIKKGQDVALRCDPISGHEALYWYQQALGQGPEFLTYFNYQAQPDKSGLPNDRFSAERPDGSVSTLTIQRTEQQDSAVYLCASSLATAWHSHLLPVHKPHPSLSCSSQRLLTEASLCSSLFMGKRWIWTLAVLWVERDHRFISETQ; this comes from the exons ATGGCAGAGGGGATCCTGTTTTGCAGGAAAGACAATGAGCTCACCTCTTTGTGCCCTATGTTAGGGGCAGTGTTGGTGCATCCTACAGGACATGCCCAGCAGACAGAGGAGCGGCTGTGGGATGAGAAGATGAAATCAGAGATGCAGTGTGAGGCCTCCGG AGGAAGTGATGTAACTGTGGGAACTGCCCTGTGGGGACAAGGACATCCGTCATCCTCTGCTCCTGCTCACAGTGATACTGATCTGGTAACGCCCCCGTCCTGGCCTGACCCTGCCATGGGCACCAGGCTCCTCTGCTGGGTGGTCCTGGGTTTCCTAGGGACAG ATCACACAGGTGCTGGAGTCTCCCAGTCTCCTAGGTACAAAGTAATAAAGAAGGGACAGGATGTAGCTCTGAGGTGTGATCCAATTTCGGGTCATGAAGCCCTCTATTGGTACCAACAGGCCCTGGGGCAGGGCCCAGAGTTTCTGACTTACTTCAATTATCAAGCTCAACCAGACAAATCAGGGCTGCCCAATGATCGGTTCTCCGCAGAGAGGCCTGATGGATCTGTCTCCACTCTGACGATCCAGCGAACAGAGCAGCAGGACTCGGCCGTGTATCTCTGTGCCAGCAGCTTAGCCACAGCGTGGCACAGTCACCTCCTTCCTGTTCACAAACCTCATCCTTCGCTCTCCTGCAGTTCCCAGAGACTCTTGACAGAGGCCTCTCTTTGCTCCTCACTTTTCATGGGAAAGAGGTGGATTTGGACTTTGGCTGTCCTTTGGGTAGAAAGAGACCACAGATTCATTTCTGAAACACAGTGA